In Novosphingobium sp. RL4, the sequence TTGTCCTCAGGGGCGGGTCGAGGGAAGCTCTCAGGTTTCCGTGACAGAGGGGGCACCTGAAATGGTGTACCGAACTGTGCGGAGTCATGTCTTGAGCGAATATCCGATTTCCGATTCCGATCAGGAAGAAGCACCCCCGGCGCCGCTGCTGCTGCCGCTTGACGGCTGGCACCGTGAGCGTGGCGGCCGCATGGTCGAATTCGCCGGTTACATCATGCCCGTTCAGTACGAGGGCATCATGGCCGAGCATCTCTGGACCCGCGAGAGCGCCGGGCTGTTCGACGTCAGCCACATGGGCCAGCTCTACATCTCCGGCGAAGGCGTGGAAGCGGCGCTCGAAACGGCGCTTCCCATCGATCTGTCGACCCTGAAGACCGGTTCGGTGCGCTATTCGCTGCTGCTCGACGAGAACGGCGGCATCCTCGATGACCTCATGGTCACGCGCTGGGAAACCGGGTTCTACCTCGTCGTGAACGGCGCGACCAAGTGGGACGATATCGGCACGCTGCGCGAACTGCTACCGGACGACGTCACTCTCAATCACCTTGATGACAGCGCCCTGCTGGCGCTCCAGGGCCCCAAGGCCGCGGAAGCGCTTGAGCGTCTGGTGCCCGGGGTTTCCGCATTGACCTTCATGAAGGGCGGCGCGTTCAAGCTGGGCGGCGTCGATGCCTGGATCAGCCGCTCGGGCTACACCGGCGAAGACGGGTTCGAGATCGCGATCCCCGGCGAATCCGCCGCGATGATCGCCGAGCTGCTGTGCGGAGAGCCGGAAGTGAAGCCGATCGGCCTTGGTGCGCGCGATTCGCTGCGCCTCGAAGCCGGCCTGCCGCTCTATGGCCATGACATGGACCCGGAACGCGGCCCGGTCGAAGCCGGCCTCGCTTTCGGCATCAACAAGCGCCGCCGCCTCGAAGGCGGCTTCCCCGGTGCCGAGCGCGTCCAGCGCGACTTTGCGCAAGGCACCGCGCAGAAGCGCATCGGCCTCAAGCTCGAAGGCCGGCAGGCGGCGCGTGAAGGCGCCAAGGTTTTCCATGGAGAACAGGAGGTTGGAGTGGTAACTTCGGGCGGTTTCTCGCCTTCGCTCCAGCATCCCGTCGCCATGGCCTATGTCGATGCGGCAGTGGCCGCTGACGGCACGGCCCTTTCGATCGAAATCCGGGGCAAGAAGCTCGACGCAACGGTCGCAGCCATGCCCTTCGTCCCCAATCGCTATCACCGCTGAGGAAACTACCCATGACCCGTTATTTCTCGCAGGAACACGAGTGGCTTGAAGTCGAGGGCGACCTCGGCACTGTCGGCATCACCGATTACGCACAGGGCCAGCTTGGCGACATCACCTTCGTGGAGCTGCCCGAAGCTGGCGCTGCGTTCGGCAAGGGCGATTCCGTTGCCGTGGTGGATTCGGTAAAGGCCGCCTCGGACGTCTACACCCCGGTTTCGGGCACGATTGCCGAAGCTAACGCCGCGCTGACCGATGAGCCGGAACTGGTCAACACCGACGCCGAAGTGGGCGGCTGGCTGTTCCGCATCACCCTCTCGGACGCTTCGGAACTCGACGCGCTCATGGATGAGGCCGCGTATCAGAAGTACGTCGAAAGCCTCTGATCCAAATATAGAAATACGGAGTATCGCCGCTTGCGCTACCTGCCCCTGACCCCCGCCGATCGCGCCGAGATGCTCGGCGTCATCGGTGCCGACACGGTGGACGACCTGTTCGTCGACGTGCCCGCCGAGGCCCGGCTTTCCGGCCCCATCGCGGGGCTGCCGCTCCGCGCCAGTGAAATGGCCGTCGAACGGCACATGTCCGCGCTTGCGGCGAAGAACCTCTCGGCCGGTTCGGCCCCGTTCTTCCTCGGCGCCGGTGCCTATCGCCACCATGTTCCGGCCTCGGTCGATCACCTGATCCAGCGCGGCGAGTTCCTCACCGCCTACACGCCTTACCAGCCGGAAATCGCGCAGGGCACGCTTCAGGTGCTGTTCGAGTTCCAGACCCAGGTGGCGCGCCTGTTCGGCACCGACATCGCCAATGCCTCGATGTACGACGGTTCGACCGCGTGCTGGGAGGCGATCCTGATGGCCGCGCGCGTCACCCGCAAGGATCGCGCCGTGCTCTCGGGCGGCCTGCACCCGCATTACGGCGAAGTGGTGCGCACCATGGCGAAATTCACCGAGGACGATATCGTCTCCCTCTCGCCCGAACTGGTGGCAGAGGCGGACGACGCGGCGGTGATCGCGGCGATCGACGACAAGACCTCCTGCGTCGTCGTCCAGTACCCTGACATCCTCGGGCGCATCCCCGATCTCGCTGCGATCGCCGAGGCAGCCCATGCCAAGGGGGCGCTCCTGGTGGCCGTCGTCACCGAGCCGGTTGCGCTCGGCATGATCGAGGCGCCCGGCGTGCTGGGTGCGGATATCGTCGTGGGCGAGGGCCAGTCGCTGGGCGTGGGTCTCCAGTTCGGCGGGCCTTACCTCGGCCTGTTCGGCTGCCGCGAGAAGTTCGTGCGCCAGATGCCGGGCCGTCTTTGCGGGCAGACCGTGGACGCTGAGGGCAAGCGCGGCTTCGTGCTGACGCTCTCTACCCGCGAGCAGCATATCCGCCGCGAAAAGGCCACGAGCAATATCTGCACGAATTCAGGGCTTTGTGCGCTGGCTTTCAGTATTCATCTCACGCTTCTGGGCGGTGATGGACTGGCCCGGCTCGCTGCGGTCAATCACGATCGCACCCAGGCGCTCGTCGAACGGCTCACGGCTGTTCCCGGCGTGACGCTGCTGAATGATGCCTATTTCAACGAAGTCACGCTGGTCCTGCCGCGCGATGCGCGCGAAGTCGTGCGTGAACTGGCGGACCGCAAGGTGCTGGGCGGCGTGTCGCTCGGGCGCCTGTTCCCCGAGGCGAGCGAACTGCATAACGGCCTGCTCGTCACCGCGACGGAAACCGTCACGGACGAGGATATCGAGACCTTCGCCAAGGAACTGGAAGGAGTGCTGGCATGAGCGCGGTAAACGCAGCGGGCTGGCGTCCGTCCATGGGTGAGACGGGCGATTCCGGTGAGAAATTCGTAACGTCGTCAGGCGATTATGGCCTGATGCTGGAGGAGGCACTGAGCTTCGAACTCGGCGCCGAAGGCAAGTGCGGGGTCGATCTCGACACGCCCGCCCGTGCACCGGCAGCGGGGCTTTCCCGGTTTCTGCGCAAGGCCGCGCCCGCCCTGCCGGGCCTGACCGAGCCGGAGACGGTGCGCCACTACACGCGCCTCTCGCGCCAGAACTACGCCATCGACCTCGGGCCGTTCCCGCTCGGTTCGTGCACGATGAAGCACAACCCGCGGCTCAACGAGAAGATGGCCCGCCTGCCGGGCTTCTCCGATGTCCATCCGCTCCAGCCGCAGAAGTCGGTCGAAGGTGCGCTTGAGGTTATCGAGCAACTGGCGGACTGGCTCATCACGCTGACCGGCATGGCCTCGGTGGCGATGAGCCCGAAGGCCGGTGCCCACGGCGAGCTTTGCGGGCTGCTCTGCATCCGCGCCGCGCTCGATGCGCGGGGCGAGAAGCGCGACGTCGTGCTGGTGCCGGAGAGCGCCCATGGCACCAACCCGGCGACCGCTGCGTTCGCCGGCTTCAAGGTCCAGTCGATCCCGGCGACCCCCGAAGGCCGCGTCGATCTCGATGCGCTCAAGGCGAAGCTGGGACCGAACGTCGCGGGCGTGATGATTACCAATCCCAACACCTGCGGCCTGTTCGAGCCGGAGATGAAGGCGATCGGCGATGCTGTTCATGCGGCGGGCGGCTACGTCTATTGCGACGGTGCGAACTTCAACGCCATCGTCGGCAAGGTGCGCCCCGGCGACCTCGGCGTCGATGCCATGCACATCAACCTGCACAAGACCTTCTCCACCCCGCACGGCGGCGGCGGACCTGGTGCAGGGCCGGTGGTGCTGTCCGAAGCGCTGGCGCCTTTCGCGCCGCTGCCGTTTGTCACGCGCGGTGATGATGGCCGTGTCCACCTCGTCGAGGAGGAGAACGCGGGCGAGGGCCATGCGCAGGCGTTCGGCCGCATGGTCGCCTTCCACGGCCAGATGGGCATGTTCACCCGCGCGCTGACCTATATCCTCAGCCACGGCGCGGACGGTCTGCGCCAGGTTGCCGAGGATGCGGTGCTCAACGCCAACTACGTCCTGCGTTCGTGCGAGGACCTGCTGCCGGCACCTTTCGCCAAGAGCGGCCCGTGCATGCACGAGGCGCTGTTCAGCGACGCCGGTCTGGCAGAGGGCTTCTCCACGCTGGACATCGCCAAGGGCCTGATCGACGAGGGCTTCCACCCGATGACGGTCTACTTCCCGCTGGTGGTGAAGGGCGCGATGCTGGTCGAGCCGACCGAGACCGAGAGCAAGGCCGGGCTCGACCGCTTCATCGGTTCGCTGCGCAGTCTTGCCCAGCGCGCCAAGGACGGCGACCAGAGCCTGCACAGCGCACCGCACTTCGCACCGCGCCGCCGGCTTGACGAAACGCTCGCGGCGCGCAAGCCTGTGCTCGTATGGCAGGGCCAGCCGGGTGTGCCGGCAACGCCCTCGCTCAGCGAGATCGGGGGAAGTTGACGATATGGGGGGGAGCGGGTTTGCGGCCTGGTTGCCGTTGCTGATTTTCGTCGGGGTAATGGCCTGGCGTTTCCGCAGCCTCGAAAAGGCGAGGCCGCTCCGTCTTCCCCTCCTTTGGGTCGCGCCGCTGATCGTTTCGGCGGCGGTATCCCTCGCGCTCTACGGCATGCCGCCGAGCATTCTGGGCTGGCTGGCGCTGCTTGCCGGCTTTGCGGTCGGCGGCGGCATCGGCATGCAGCGCTCGCGCCTCATGCGCCTTCATGTCGAGGGGGAGGGCGACGAGGCCCGCGTCATGATGCGCCAATCACCGCTGGCGCTAGTGCTCGTGCTCGCGGTGTTCGCCGTGCGGCGGCTGATCCTGCCGGGCGGAATGGGCGTTCAGGGTGATCCTCATGCCGCCAACGCTCTGCTCATGACCGATGCCATGCTGGGTTTCGTGCTGGGCATGGTGGTAGTGAGCCGCCTGATCCTGTGGCAGCGTGCGCGCTCGATGGTGGCGGATCACATCACCGATAGCTGAGGGCGGGCAGGCATAAGAACAAGGGCTCCTGCTTCACGGCGCGAGAGAACCGAAGGCTGCGGCGCGAAATGGACCATCCATTTCGCGCCGCAGCCGTTTCAGGTTGCGCGATCCACCGAATTCGCGGCAGATTCGAGATCCTGTCCGACGCCGCGCACGGTATTGCAGGCCGCCGCGCCGAGCACGAGGCCCGATACCGCCAGCGCCAGAACCGCTTTCCTGATCATGACTGCGTAATCCTTCCTGTAGCGGCGAGCGAAATGGTCGCCGCTTTTCGGCGCTAATCCATCGGGATTGCGAGGGGAAGGGGTCTGCAGTCAGTCTTGTCAGCGGTTGATGGCGTCATCCCCGGCCTTGCCGACCGATTCGATGTCCTGGCCAGCGCCCTTCACGGTGTTGCAGGCTGCTGCGGAGAAGACGATGCCTCCGGCGACAAGCGCGAGAACGAGTTTCTTGACCATTGTCGGTTTCCTTTTCCTGGAGGTCCCGGCGTTTTCTGCCGGGATCGAAGGACGCAACTCGTGGCCGTGCGTGCGGTTCCCGCCGATCACCTTGCGGTAGGCACGGTTTCCTCGATCGCGCTTTCGTCCAGCGACGAGGTCGGCGAAATTCGCTTCGAAAGATAGTGTTCGCGCCAGGTGATGATGAGCCCGGCGGCGATGATGAGCGGCGCGCCGAGCCAGGTGGAGGCAGGCGGCAGGTCGCCGAAGATGGTGTAGCCATAGGCCGTCGCCCAGATCAGCGCGGTATAGTCCATGACCACGACGGTGGCCACCGCTCCATGGCGAAGTGCTGCGGTGATAAGGAGCTGGGCAAGGGTGCCCGCCAGCCCCACCGCCACAAGCAGCAGCCAGACGCGGGGCTCGTGGGACTGACCGTAGAACGGCAGAAGCACGGCTGCGAAAAGCGAACCGAAGAAGGCGAACCAGAACACGCAGGCGATGGGTGCCTCTGTCCGTGCGAGGTCGCGGATCTGGAAGCTGACCACGGCGACGATCACTCCGGCGCCGAGCCCGGCGGCCAACCCTGCGAGAGGAAGCGCCCCGGTTTCCCCACCGGGGCGGGTGATGACGAGAACTCCCGCGAAACCGAGCACGACCGCCAGCCATCGCCATGGCCCCACTTTGTCGCGCAGGACGATCGCGGTGATGAGCACGGCGAAGAGCGGCGCCGTGAAGCCGAGTGTCGTGCCCACCGGCAATGGCAGCAGCATGGCGGCGGTGACGTTGCAGACGAGGCCGAGCGTGCCCGAGGTCGCCCTGAAGGCATGGGAGGAGACCCGGCGGGTCTTCAACTGGCCGATCCGGCCGGTCGCCAGCAGCCACCCGGCGATGAGCGGCACTGACATGGCCTGCCGCCAGAACACCATCTCGGCTGCAGATACGCCGTGGCGACCGGCCAGCTTGACGAGCATGAACATCGTCGAGAGCATGACCATCGCCATCAGCCGCAAGCCAAGTGCGAGAAGGGGGCGATCCTGACGGGATGGGGCGGCGTTCACCGGCCGGGCTTTAACTTCCTCGCGGAAGTAGGCAAGGGCGCTCCATGAACGATTCCGACAAGATCATGGCCGCCGTGGGCGGTGTCGCCGCGCTGTTCGCGGTCATCGCCTGGATCGGCGACCGCCGCCGGATGAAGCGCCGCGATCTCGACCGCGTGGGCTTCATGCCGTGGACCACGGTGTTCTTCTTCGCGCTGATGCTGGCCGTCCTGCTGCTCGGCGTGGCCGGACGGGACTGGTTCGCCGGGTAGAACGGAAGCGCCCCGCTCTCGTGTAGCCGCGCGGGGCAAGCGATCATCGCGATGTTTAGCCCATCGAAGGGAGCGCTTTCCCACTGCAGGCAAAGCTGTCCTATGTTCGGGGATCAAGAACACCCCTTCTCGCCGCCGCCGCGCCTGCCATGTCCGTGTACCGGCCTTAGTGCCTGTCCGGCCGCGATCCCGTGCCGATGGCTGGACGCCCGCGCGGCAGGCGGCGTTCTCGGGGCGCGCCGGAAATCCGCTGCGCGCGCGCCGCGTGGGGATGACGCGCGAGACTGCCTATCGGCTGCGGCCGCGGCCCGGCCCGGATGTGCCGCCAGCCCGCCGGGCCGCAGCGAAGGCGATCCGGCGCGGCGGGTTTCGTACCCGGTCCGGTATCAACCAGATGTCAGAGGCAGGCTTCGAGGTAGGCCTGGTCAAAGCCGAACTGGCGGGCCTTCTCGAGCGTATAGGGACGCAGGCCCGATGGGCGGAATTCGCCGATGATCTTGCCGTCGTCGGTCTCGTCGAGATACTCGAACTTGAAGAGTTCCTGC encodes:
- the gcvT gene encoding glycine cleavage system aminomethyltransferase GcvT, with protein sequence MSEYPISDSDQEEAPPAPLLLPLDGWHRERGGRMVEFAGYIMPVQYEGIMAEHLWTRESAGLFDVSHMGQLYISGEGVEAALETALPIDLSTLKTGSVRYSLLLDENGGILDDLMVTRWETGFYLVVNGATKWDDIGTLRELLPDDVTLNHLDDSALLALQGPKAAEALERLVPGVSALTFMKGGAFKLGGVDAWISRSGYTGEDGFEIAIPGESAAMIAELLCGEPEVKPIGLGARDSLRLEAGLPLYGHDMDPERGPVEAGLAFGINKRRRLEGGFPGAERVQRDFAQGTAQKRIGLKLEGRQAAREGAKVFHGEQEVGVVTSGGFSPSLQHPVAMAYVDAAVAADGTALSIEIRGKKLDATVAAMPFVPNRYHR
- the gcvH gene encoding glycine cleavage system protein GcvH, translating into MTRYFSQEHEWLEVEGDLGTVGITDYAQGQLGDITFVELPEAGAAFGKGDSVAVVDSVKAASDVYTPVSGTIAEANAALTDEPELVNTDAEVGGWLFRITLSDASELDALMDEAAYQKYVESL
- the gcvPA gene encoding aminomethyl-transferring glycine dehydrogenase subunit GcvPA, whose product is MRYLPLTPADRAEMLGVIGADTVDDLFVDVPAEARLSGPIAGLPLRASEMAVERHMSALAAKNLSAGSAPFFLGAGAYRHHVPASVDHLIQRGEFLTAYTPYQPEIAQGTLQVLFEFQTQVARLFGTDIANASMYDGSTACWEAILMAARVTRKDRAVLSGGLHPHYGEVVRTMAKFTEDDIVSLSPELVAEADDAAVIAAIDDKTSCVVVQYPDILGRIPDLAAIAEAAHAKGALLVAVVTEPVALGMIEAPGVLGADIVVGEGQSLGVGLQFGGPYLGLFGCREKFVRQMPGRLCGQTVDAEGKRGFVLTLSTREQHIRREKATSNICTNSGLCALAFSIHLTLLGGDGLARLAAVNHDRTQALVERLTAVPGVTLLNDAYFNEVTLVLPRDAREVVRELADRKVLGGVSLGRLFPEASELHNGLLVTATETVTDEDIETFAKELEGVLA
- the gcvPB gene encoding aminomethyl-transferring glycine dehydrogenase subunit GcvPB, whose product is MSAVNAAGWRPSMGETGDSGEKFVTSSGDYGLMLEEALSFELGAEGKCGVDLDTPARAPAAGLSRFLRKAAPALPGLTEPETVRHYTRLSRQNYAIDLGPFPLGSCTMKHNPRLNEKMARLPGFSDVHPLQPQKSVEGALEVIEQLADWLITLTGMASVAMSPKAGAHGELCGLLCIRAALDARGEKRDVVLVPESAHGTNPATAAFAGFKVQSIPATPEGRVDLDALKAKLGPNVAGVMITNPNTCGLFEPEMKAIGDAVHAAGGYVYCDGANFNAIVGKVRPGDLGVDAMHINLHKTFSTPHGGGGPGAGPVVLSEALAPFAPLPFVTRGDDGRVHLVEEENAGEGHAQAFGRMVAFHGQMGMFTRALTYILSHGADGLRQVAEDAVLNANYVLRSCEDLLPAPFAKSGPCMHEALFSDAGLAEGFSTLDIAKGLIDEGFHPMTVYFPLVVKGAMLVEPTETESKAGLDRFIGSLRSLAQRAKDGDQSLHSAPHFAPRRRLDETLAARKPVLVWQGQPGVPATPSLSEIGGS
- a CDS encoding DUF1453 domain-containing protein, with protein sequence MAWRFRSLEKARPLRLPLLWVAPLIVSAAVSLALYGMPPSILGWLALLAGFAVGGGIGMQRSRLMRLHVEGEGDEARVMMRQSPLALVLVLAVFAVRRLILPGGMGVQGDPHAANALLMTDAMLGFVLGMVVVSRLILWQRARSMVADHITDS
- a CDS encoding entericidin A/B family lipoprotein, which gives rise to MVKKLVLALVAGGIVFSAAACNTVKGAGQDIESVGKAGDDAINR
- a CDS encoding DMT family transporter encodes the protein MNAAPSRQDRPLLALGLRLMAMVMLSTMFMLVKLAGRHGVSAAEMVFWRQAMSVPLIAGWLLATGRIGQLKTRRVSSHAFRATSGTLGLVCNVTAAMLLPLPVGTTLGFTAPLFAVLITAIVLRDKVGPWRWLAVVLGFAGVLVITRPGGETGALPLAGLAAGLGAGVIVAVVSFQIRDLARTEAPIACVFWFAFFGSLFAAVLLPFYGQSHEPRVWLLLVAVGLAGTLAQLLITAALRHGAVATVVVMDYTALIWATAYGYTIFGDLPPASTWLGAPLIIAAGLIITWREHYLSKRISPTSSLDESAIEETVPTAR